In one Streptomyces sp. NBC_01241 genomic region, the following are encoded:
- a CDS encoding VWA domain-containing protein: MIIRRRLTVGVGILLATLTAGLGSALPAAADEPPAKASPKVELVLDVSGSMRTRDIDGQSRMAAAKQAFNEVLDAVPEQVELGIRTLGADYPGDDRKVGCKDTKQLYPVGPLDRTEAKTAVATLAPTGWTPIGPALLGAADDLEGGDSTRRIVLISDGEDTCGPLDPCEVARDIAARGIHLVIDTLGLVPNAKIREQLTCIAEATGGTYTAVQHADELSGRVKQLVDRAAEPVVTPVATEGADRCSTAPQLKPGLYTDREKFGEHRWYRVDVLPGQELRASVSVFADRAVNNDYGVLLRAVTVHGREIVRGSESGTGRTDAISSGLRYPKAEQDGTDNGDKPAAETVCLQVSNSFSAPASVKTTPGMPVELTVDLVDAPDDAADVAAFGLGRGWWLLGVLVLTGLVAGLLTGWISRWRIAVWRTN; this comes from the coding sequence ATGATCATAAGAAGAAGGCTGACGGTCGGGGTGGGCATTCTGCTCGCCACCCTGACCGCCGGGCTCGGTTCGGCACTCCCCGCCGCAGCCGATGAACCCCCCGCCAAAGCCTCCCCCAAGGTCGAGCTCGTGCTCGACGTCAGTGGTTCCATGCGAACCCGCGACATCGACGGCCAGTCCCGGATGGCCGCGGCGAAGCAGGCGTTCAACGAGGTCCTGGACGCGGTGCCCGAGCAGGTGGAGCTCGGCATCCGGACGCTCGGCGCCGATTACCCGGGCGACGACCGGAAGGTCGGCTGCAAGGACACCAAGCAGCTCTACCCGGTCGGCCCGCTGGACCGCACCGAGGCGAAGACCGCCGTCGCCACCCTGGCGCCCACCGGCTGGACCCCGATCGGCCCGGCCCTGCTGGGCGCCGCCGACGACCTCGAAGGCGGCGACTCCACCCGCCGGATCGTGCTCATCAGCGACGGCGAGGACACCTGCGGCCCGCTGGATCCGTGCGAGGTGGCACGTGACATTGCGGCCCGCGGTATCCATCTCGTCATCGACACGCTGGGTCTGGTGCCGAACGCGAAGATCCGCGAGCAGCTGACCTGCATCGCCGAGGCCACCGGCGGCACCTACACCGCCGTCCAGCACGCCGATGAACTCTCCGGCCGGGTCAAGCAGTTGGTCGACCGGGCCGCCGAGCCCGTCGTCACGCCCGTGGCGACCGAGGGCGCGGACCGCTGCTCCACAGCTCCCCAGCTCAAGCCGGGCCTGTACACCGACCGCGAGAAGTTCGGCGAGCACCGCTGGTACCGGGTGGACGTGCTGCCCGGCCAGGAGCTGCGCGCCTCCGTCAGTGTCTTTGCCGACCGTGCCGTGAACAACGACTACGGGGTGCTGCTGCGAGCGGTGACCGTGCACGGCCGGGAAATCGTCCGGGGCTCGGAGTCGGGCACCGGCCGCACCGACGCGATCTCCTCCGGCCTGCGCTACCCGAAGGCCGAGCAGGACGGCACGGACAACGGCGACAAGCCCGCCGCCGAGACCGTATGCCTCCAGGTGAGCAACTCCTTCTCGGCCCCCGCCTCGGTGAAGACCACGCCGGGCATGCCCGTCGAGCTGACCGTGGACCTCGTGGACGCCCCGGACGACGCGGCCGATGTTGCCGCGTTCGGTCTCGGCCGCGGCTGGTGGCTGCTCGGCGTACTGGTTCTCACCGGACTGGTCGCGGGACTGCTGACCGGCTGGATCTCGCGCTGGCGCATCGCCGTCTGGAGGACCAACTGA
- a CDS encoding cytochrome P450 codes for MSTETGAAVDAEPRGHRIVPGPKGLPFLGNMRQLAKNPLAFFERLRAHGDMVGWRFGPHSCVYIADPECIGELLTETERTFDQPALGIAFRTVMGNGVVVARGADWRRKRSLVQPSVRPKQVRSYAATMAGSAVELADTWSGGERIDIKREMAALTQRIAVRTIFGVDTPADADAMGRAMDVAQQEIGKEFAGIGALLPDRVPTPGRARIRKAAAVIDAEVGRVVARHRDGGDDRPDLLSRLLTAVDETGAHLTDQEIRDETVTLYIGGHETTSSTLVWAWYLLSRNPRVRAALTEELVEVLGDREPEFEDYARLTYTQSVVKETLRLYPTIWLVTGVAKEGARIGGVPIPQGTRVWTSQWATHRDERWFPEPAEFRPERWDPEEGDDIEEYAWFPFGGGPRVCLGTRFAMVEAVLILAVLARRFELDVDPGTVNPVPTLTLQPDREVMATVRAR; via the coding sequence ATGTCCACGGAGACCGGCGCGGCCGTAGACGCCGAGCCGCGCGGCCACAGGATCGTGCCCGGCCCGAAGGGGCTGCCGTTCCTCGGGAACATGCGCCAGTTAGCGAAGAACCCCCTCGCCTTCTTCGAGCGGCTGCGCGCACACGGCGACATGGTCGGCTGGCGATTCGGTCCTCACTCATGCGTGTACATAGCCGATCCGGAGTGCATAGGCGAGCTGCTCACCGAGACGGAACGCACCTTCGACCAGCCGGCGCTCGGCATCGCGTTCCGCACGGTGATGGGCAATGGCGTGGTGGTCGCCCGGGGCGCGGACTGGCGTCGGAAGCGGTCGCTGGTGCAGCCATCCGTGCGCCCCAAGCAGGTCCGGTCGTACGCGGCGACGATGGCGGGCAGTGCGGTGGAGCTGGCGGACACCTGGTCCGGCGGCGAACGCATCGACATCAAGCGGGAGATGGCGGCGCTGACGCAGCGGATCGCGGTCCGTACGATCTTCGGCGTCGACACCCCCGCCGACGCGGATGCGATGGGCCGGGCCATGGATGTGGCGCAGCAGGAGATCGGTAAGGAGTTCGCCGGAATCGGCGCGCTGCTGCCGGACCGGGTGCCGACACCGGGCCGGGCCAGGATCAGGAAGGCCGCCGCGGTCATCGACGCCGAGGTGGGCCGGGTCGTCGCCCGTCACCGCGACGGCGGGGACGATCGTCCCGACCTGCTGAGCCGGCTGCTGACCGCGGTCGACGAGACGGGCGCACACCTCACGGACCAGGAGATCCGCGACGAGACCGTCACGTTGTACATCGGCGGGCACGAGACGACGAGCTCCACTCTGGTGTGGGCCTGGTATCTGCTGTCCCGCAATCCGCGGGTGCGCGCCGCGCTGACCGAGGAACTGGTCGAGGTACTCGGTGACCGGGAGCCGGAGTTCGAGGACTATGCCCGGCTGACGTACACCCAGTCGGTGGTCAAGGAGACCCTGCGTCTCTACCCGACGATCTGGCTGGTCACCGGCGTCGCCAAGGAGGGGGCGCGGATCGGCGGTGTCCCGATACCGCAGGGCACGAGGGTGTGGACCAGTCAGTGGGCGACGCACCGTGACGAACGGTGGTTTCCGGAGCCGGCGGAGTTCCGCCCCGAGCGCTGGGATCCCGAGGAGGGCGACGACATCGAGGAGTACGCCTGGTTCCCGTTCGGCGGCGGTCCCCGGGTCTGCCTCGGCACCCGGTTCGCGATGGTCGAGGCGGTGCTGATCCTGGCCGTGCTGGCACGCCGGTTCGAACTGGACGTGGATCCGGGCACCGTGAACCCCGTACCGACACTGACGCTGCAACCGGACCGCGAGGTGATGGCGACGGTCCGGGCGCGGTAG